Proteins from one Funiculus sociatus GB2-C1 genomic window:
- a CDS encoding hybrid sensor histidine kinase/response regulator, with protein MQKSDVILVVDDTPTNLQLISQALTDVGFEVATAINGEMALKQIQYSLPDLILLDVMMPGINGFETCKRLKENAATCDIPVMFMTALSDTDSKVKGLSLGAVDYITKPFQEEELLARVKTHLELRNLTKNLEKKVVERTAELSLALEDLQESQIKLVQREKMSALGQLVAGIAHEINNPVGFISANLEHTEEYFKALVHHLQLYQQEFSQPGVKILEDAEDIDLEYLLTDLPKIIGSMQQGTERIRHISNSIRIFSRTDSDRKVFFNIHEGIDSTILILQHRLKANEKRPDIVMIKEYGCLPNIECYPGQINQVFMNLLANAIDAIEEANQERSFEEIKAYPNQIAIHTNLTEDGTGVVIKIIDNGAGMSEDTKKKVFDQFFTTKAVGKGTGLGLSIVRQIVVEKHGGTLEVKSIPGQGSEFAIALPVKAEIID; from the coding sequence ATGCAAAAATCTGATGTTATTTTAGTAGTGGATGATACTCCTACTAATCTGCAATTAATATCTCAGGCATTAACTGATGTAGGGTTTGAAGTTGCTACAGCTATAAATGGCGAAATGGCACTGAAGCAGATTCAATATAGCTTGCCAGATTTGATTCTATTAGATGTGATGATGCCAGGAATAAACGGCTTTGAAACCTGTAAGCGATTGAAAGAAAATGCCGCCACCTGCGATATTCCAGTTATGTTTATGACTGCCCTTTCCGACACAGATAGTAAGGTAAAAGGTCTAAGTTTGGGGGCAGTGGATTACATCACCAAACCCTTTCAAGAAGAGGAATTATTAGCTAGGGTCAAAACTCATTTAGAATTGCGAAATTTGACAAAAAACTTAGAAAAAAAAGTTGTAGAACGAACAGCGGAACTTTCTCTGGCATTAGAAGACTTACAAGAGTCTCAAATCAAACTCGTCCAGCGAGAAAAAATGTCTGCCCTTGGTCAGTTAGTAGCAGGAATTGCCCACGAAATCAATAATCCTGTGGGATTTATTTCCGCTAATTTAGAGCATACTGAAGAATACTTTAAAGCTTTAGTTCATCATTTACAACTTTATCAGCAAGAGTTTTCTCAGCCAGGAGTAAAAATTTTAGAGGATGCGGAAGATATTGACTTAGAGTATCTGTTGACAGACTTGCCGAAAATCATCGGTTCTATGCAACAGGGAACGGAACGCATTCGCCATATTAGCAACTCTATCAGAATTTTCTCTAGAACAGATAGCGATCGCAAAGTTTTTTTTAATATTCATGAGGGCATAGATAGCACCATTTTAATTTTGCAACATCGGCTGAAAGCTAATGAAAAGCGTCCCGATATTGTGATGATTAAAGAATATGGCTGTTTGCCCAATATAGAGTGTTATCCCGGACAGATAAACCAAGTGTTTATGAATCTGCTGGCAAATGCGATTGATGCCATAGAAGAAGCCAATCAAGAACGTTCTTTTGAGGAAATTAAAGCATATCCTAATCAAATCGCGATCCACACAAATCTAACTGAAGATGGCACTGGTGTGGTAATTAAGATTATAGATAATGGGGCAGGAATGTCAGAGGATACGAAGAAAAAAGTTTTTGACCAGTTCTTTACAACTAAAGCCGTTGGGAAAGGAACGGGATTAGGATTATCGATTGTCCGCCAAATTGTGGTGGAAAAGCATGGGGGAACCCTGGAGGTAAAATCTATACCAGGACAAGGTTCAGAGTTTGCGATCGCGCTTCCAGTTAAGGCTGAGATTATTGATTGA
- a CDS encoding uracil-DNA glycosylase family protein, giving the protein MSDIKQLITDIQQEAQRETFPVDEPVYQAASLEPTQPILYAGNLESKLCFFARDLGKDEVRARQPLYGAAGGFVRRGLYRAIAATEPNKDTDLQVVLERVLLTNTVPYKPPGNKAYTEAVKKRFRPFLEQLLVLHWQGDKIITLGNEAFNWFAPYGAKGELKQFFEASDRYSTSIQVTLQAQDTEGNLHQRLVKLLPLPHPSPLNQKYYSQFPQLLQARLVEIFP; this is encoded by the coding sequence ATGTCAGATATTAAACAGTTAATTACAGATATCCAGCAGGAAGCGCAACGGGAAACATTTCCCGTCGATGAACCAGTTTATCAGGCAGCGAGTTTGGAGCCGACGCAGCCAATTCTCTATGCAGGCAATCTGGAGAGCAAGCTGTGCTTTTTTGCCCGCGATTTGGGAAAAGATGAAGTGCGGGCACGTCAACCGCTTTACGGCGCTGCTGGTGGCTTTGTGCGTCGGGGTTTGTACCGTGCGATCGCAGCCACCGAACCCAATAAGGATACCGATTTACAAGTTGTCCTCGAGCGCGTTTTACTTACGAATACGGTGCCTTACAAACCACCGGGGAATAAAGCATACACTGAGGCTGTAAAAAAACGATTTCGCCCCTTTTTAGAGCAATTATTGGTGTTGCATTGGCAAGGAGATAAAATTATTACGCTGGGGAATGAAGCGTTTAATTGGTTTGCCCCTTATGGTGCTAAGGGTGAGTTGAAGCAGTTTTTTGAAGCAAGCGATCGCTACTCTACCAGCATTCAAGTTACGCTTCAAGCGCAAGACACTGAAGGCAACCTGCATCAACGTCTAGTAAAACTGTTGCCATTGCCTCATCCTTCCCCACTCAATCAAAAATACTACTCCCAATTTCCCCAATTACTTCAAGCTAGACTTGTTGAAATCTTCCCGTAA
- a CDS encoding Na+/H+ antiporter, protein MVIETTLDEASIKQSLEQFLLVLSVSLSVATLSRIFSWLRQIPYTLLLVIVGLFLAFVDVRLVNLSPQLILEIFLPPLLFEAAWNIRWRDLKDDLFPVTLFAIFGVIISVIGIAFPLNWLTGLPLTTALLVGACLSATDPVSVVALFRELGAGKRLTMLMEGESLFNDGVAVVAFTLLVGIPLGTNEFALDTTIASFLVFVGVGIGIGSLVGFGISYLTQRFDLPLVEQSLTLVSAYGTYLITEDLGGSGVIGVVTVGVILGNFGSRIGMNPRTRLLVSEFWEFLAFFVNSIVFLLIGDQIHYSRLVENFSLIAVTIGAVLVTRAVAIYGLSALSNWLVKSQIGWRDQTILWWGGLRGSVSIALAVSVPIILPGRDEIIDMVFGVVLFTLLVQGLTTQWFLERLGLVGDQPIRQQYSEAIARRIALNRVLNYLLEAGKESEIDPEFYCYELQLVQGQLKGIEEEIEKLQNQYPQLRSLNMQQLREKLLDIEADTYAELIRAGRLNNRLSPVLQEILAESTEDERK, encoded by the coding sequence ATGGTGATAGAAACTACCCTAGACGAAGCTTCCATTAAGCAAAGTCTGGAACAATTTCTACTGGTGTTGTCTGTTTCCTTGAGTGTGGCGACACTCTCGCGGATTTTCAGTTGGTTACGCCAAATTCCCTACACATTGCTGCTGGTGATTGTCGGGTTATTCCTAGCGTTTGTAGATGTGCGGCTGGTGAACCTGTCGCCACAATTGATTCTGGAGATTTTTTTGCCTCCTCTGCTTTTTGAAGCCGCCTGGAATATCCGCTGGCGAGACTTGAAGGATGATTTATTTCCAGTCACTTTGTTTGCCATCTTCGGTGTCATCATTTCGGTTATCGGAATTGCATTTCCCCTCAATTGGTTGACTGGACTTCCTCTTACAACTGCTCTCCTTGTCGGTGCTTGTTTATCTGCTACCGATCCCGTTTCCGTAGTAGCTTTGTTTCGGGAACTGGGTGCTGGCAAACGGCTAACAATGTTGATGGAGGGAGAGAGTTTATTTAACGATGGCGTGGCGGTGGTGGCGTTTACGTTGCTAGTGGGAATTCCACTGGGAACCAATGAATTTGCACTAGACACTACAATTGCTAGTTTTTTAGTATTTGTTGGTGTTGGGATTGGAATTGGCAGTTTAGTTGGTTTTGGAATTTCCTACCTTACGCAACGTTTTGACTTGCCATTAGTAGAACAATCACTCACTCTTGTTTCTGCTTACGGCACTTATTTGATAACAGAAGACTTGGGTGGTTCTGGGGTAATTGGGGTTGTCACGGTTGGCGTAATTTTGGGTAACTTTGGCTCTCGCATTGGCATGAACCCGCGCACCCGGTTATTGGTATCTGAATTTTGGGAATTTTTAGCATTTTTTGTCAATTCCATCGTTTTTCTTTTAATAGGCGATCAAATCCACTACTCACGTCTAGTAGAGAATTTTAGTCTGATTGCAGTGACAATTGGGGCGGTATTGGTAACGCGAGCAGTTGCTATCTATGGACTCAGTGCTTTGAGCAATTGGCTAGTTAAATCTCAAATAGGTTGGCGAGATCAAACAATACTTTGGTGGGGTGGTTTAAGAGGTTCAGTTTCAATTGCCTTGGCGGTAAGTGTACCCATTATCTTACCAGGAAGAGACGAAATTATTGATATGGTGTTCGGCGTTGTTTTGTTTACTTTGTTAGTTCAAGGTTTGACAACTCAGTGGTTTTTGGAAAGATTAGGGTTGGTTGGAGATCAGCCAATACGCCAGCAATATTCAGAGGCAATTGCCCGTCGCATCGCCTTAAATCGAGTGTTGAATTATTTATTGGAAGCTGGCAAAGAATCAGAAATCGATCCGGAGTTTTATTGTTACGAGTTACAACTGGTTCAAGGACAACTCAAGGGAATTGAGGAGGAAATTGAGAAGCTGCAAAATCAATATCCTCAGTTGCGATCGCTTAATATGCAACAACTGCGAGAAAAACTCTTAGATATTGAAGCAGACACCTACGCCGAACTGATCCGTGCAGGACGTTTAAATAATCGACTCTCACCCGTATTGCAGGAAATTCTAGCTGAATCAACAGAGGATGAAAGGAAATAA